The Thermobifida halotolerans sequence GCGGCCGTGGTCTCCGGAGAGGGGACGGAGAGGCGGGGTTCGACCGGTTCCAGGGAGACCACCGGTACCGCCTCGACCTCGTTGCCGCCCGCCGCCACCTCGGCCAGCAGCGGCAGCGCGGTCCAGCCCGCCAGGGCCAGGACCAGCAGCCCGGCGGCCAGCGTCAGCGCGGCGGACAGCCGCCCGGGACCGGCGGGGGTCCTGGTCGCTCCGTCGCCCCGCGCGGGGAAGCCGTCGCCGCGGTAGGGGCCGGCCTGGGCGGCGAACTCGGCGTGGTGGGAGACCAGTTCGGGGTCGAAGGCGTTGGTCAGCAACTGCTCGCGCAGGAAGGCGGGGGCCGCGGCGATGGGCAGCACGCCCAGCAGCGACGCGGGGGCCACCAGTGCGGCGCGTTCGCGTTCGCAGTTCTCACACGTGGCCAGGTGACGGTTGATCCGCTTGCGCCACAGCGGGCTGAACCGGCCGTCCCACCCCCGGAGCAGGGTGCGCAGCGCTTCGCAGTCGCGGCCCCGGGTACGTGCCACCAGCAGCGCGCCTATGGAGCGTTCGAGCTGGGCGCGCGCGGTGGAGGCCACCGCGTTGGCCTGTTTGACGCCGACGCCGAGGACCGCGGCCAGTGCGGGACCGTCCAGTTGGTGGCGCAGGGTCAGGTGGATGACCTCGTGCTCACGCGGGTTGAGACCCCTCATCGCCTCGTGGACGAGGTCGCGTGTCTGCTCCCGGTGGACTTCGGTCTCGGGAGGGCGCAGGGTCTCGTCGCTCATGTCCGTCGCCTCGTCGAGTGCGGTGAACCGGCCGCGGGTGCGGAGGACGCGGTGGCACCGGGAGCGGGCGATGGCGTACAGCCAGGGGCGCAGCGCGTCGGGGTCGCGCAACTGGGTGATCCGCTCGCGTGCGATGAGGAAGACGTCGTGCACCGTGTCGGCGGCCGCCTCGGCGTCGTCGAGCAGCCTCAGACTGTAGTCGTAGAGGCGATCGGCGTAGGCTCGGTACGCCTCGCTCAGTCCGTCCCGCTCGCCTCTCGCGATCGCGTGCACGATGTCTGCGTCACGCATGGCCAAGAGCCTAGCCTCGCTGTCGGTTCCGGCATAGTCCCGCCAACGGTGGTGGCGCGACCGCGGTCACGGTTCCCCGCTTCCGCGGTCGCGCCGTCTCGGGTGGCTGCGGAATCAGCCTTCGATGCCGTCGCCGTGCTGGTCGCGGCGCCGGTACAGCAGCAGTCCCCCCGCGCCGACCGCGGTGAGCAGCCCGCCCGTTCCCGCGAGCAGTGCCAGACCGGGGCCGGTCACCGGCAGCCCGCTGTCGGCTCGGGGCCTGTCGGCGGGGGCGTCGTGGGGCCTGTCGGCGGGAGTCTCCCCGGGCCCGTCGCCGGGTTCGCTCCCCGGCTCGTGGGGGGTGTCGGCGGGCAGGCAACTGTCGGAGACGTGGGTGAGGGGGCAGTCCGGCAGGGGGGTGTCCGGCGGCTCGGGGGTCCCGGGGCAGTAGACGTGGTCGTTCTTCACGAAGCAGCCGTCCTCGTCGAGGGGGACGGGGTGCTCGTCGCCCGGGCAGTACACCCGGCCGCGGTCGTCATGGTGGAAGAAGCACCCGCCGTCGGTCTCGGTCCAGCCGTCCTCCTCGGGCCCGCAGGGCTCCTCGACGGTGCACCCGTCGACCGGCGGGTCCTCCTCGCCGCTCTCGCAGCCCTCGTCGGGGCAGGGCGCCGGGGGAGTGTCCTCGGGCGACTCCTCGAGCTCGTCCAGCAGCACGAGGGGGCCGGACGGGAGCGGCAGCGGGGTGAACGGCACGGTGGGCTCGGCCTCGACGAGCGGGCCGCCCGAGGCCGGGCCGACGTCGTCGGCGAGCGCGGAGGAGGCCGTGGCCGGGGAGGCGATCCCCGTGCCGACGGCGAGGATCGCGGCGGTCAGTATCCGCCGGATACGGAGGGTGGGCATCGTCGCGGCTCCTTGGTGTGCGTCGTTTCTGCGCGTTCACCGGTAAGAGCCACACCGGGGGCCGGGGACAACGGTTTTTCGGCGCGAATCCCGGAAGAATCTTCCCGGCCCCGGAAACGCCGGTGGCGACGGGAGACCCTCCCGTCGCCACCGGTGGACGGCCGCGCCGCGACGGCCGTCCGACGATCAGGCCTGCACCTGCAGGTCGACGACCTTGCCGGTCTCGGCGTCCACCGCGTACTCGGCGGTGAAGCCCTTGGAGGCCAGCACCCGGATCTTCCACTCGCCGTCGGCGGCGAAGAAGCGGAAGGTGCCCTCCTCACCGGTCACGACCTCACCGACGAAGTCGTCGGAGGCGCTGAGCAGGCGCACGTAGGCGCTGGCGAGCGGCTGGCCGTCCCGGGTCACCGTGCCCTGGATGACCGCCTGGTCCCCCGCGTCGACGTCGGCGAGGGCCACTCCCCCGACCGGGGCTCCGCATGTGCTCACTTGGCCTCCCCCAGCTCCACCGGGACGCCCACCAGGGAGCCGTACTCGGTCCAGGAGCCGTCGTAGTTCTTCACGTTCTCCAGCCCCAGCAGCTCGTGCAGGGCGAACCAGGTGTGCGAGGAGCGCTCGCCGATCCGGCAGTAGGCGATGATGTCCTTGTCCAGGTCGACCCCGGCCTGCTCGTACAGCTCCTTCAGTTCCTCGTTGGACTTGAAGGTGCCGTCCTCGTTGGCGGTCTTGGCCCACGGGATGTTGCGGGCGGTCGGGATGTGGCCCGGGCGCTGCGAGGTCTCCTGCGGCAGGTGCGCGGGAGCCAGCAGCTTGCCGGTGAACTCGTCGGGCGAGCGGACGTCGACCAGGGCCTTGCTGCCGATCGCGGAGACGACCTCGTCGCGGAAGGCGCGGATGGAGGGGTCCTGCTCCTTGGCGGTGTAGGTGGTCCTCTCGCGCTGCGGGACCTCCTCGACCAGCTCGCGGGACTCCAGCTCCCACTTCTTGCGGCCGCCGTCGAGCAGGCGCACCTTCTCGTGGCCGTAGAGCTTGAAGTACCAGTAGGCGTAGGCGGCGAACCAGTTGTTGTTGCCGCCGTAGAGCACGACGGTGTGGTCGTTGGCGATGCCGCGCTCGGACAGCAGCGCCTCGAAGCCGGCCTTGTCGACGAAGTCGCGACGGACCGGGTCCTGGAGGTCCTTCTTCCAGTCGATCTTGACCGCGTTGCGGATGTGGCCCTTGTCGTAGGCCGAGGTGTCCTCGTCGACCTCGACGATGACGACATCCGGGTCGTTCAGGTGAGCCTCCACCCAGTCGGCGTCCACCAGGACGTCGGAGCGGCTCATGGGAACCTCCTTGGTTGTGTTTCTGCTGCTTGACACAGCGTGCGAATCTTCCGGAACGGAACGTCGCCGTCCGGGACGCACTCGTGCCCCCGTTGTCGTGGCGGGTCGGGTGCGTTGCGCGTCGGGAAGCGGAGAACGGCCCGTGTCACGGGTGTCGTCTCCGCGCGGAGTGGCGCGTGGGAGAGGGTGCGGCGGCGGGAAGGCCGCGAGGCCGTGAGCGTGGTCGCTCTAACAGGCAGCGTGACAGAGCGCCGTGGCGACACGGCAGAAGTCGACGGCGCGTCGCTTCGTCAAGAGCGCGTCTGTCAGGAAAGTCACGGAGACGATGTTACGTGCTTGACACTCCGATGTCACGGGTGGGCTGTTTCACAGGCCGCGGGCCGGAGCCGTCCGCCGCCGCCCGCGGCGGCGAACGCCGGTGGTGCGGGGTTTGCGCGGCAGGCCGGTGCCGCCCGCCGCGACCGCGGCGCCGTGGACGGGGCCGGGAAAGAACATCCCGCACCACCGGGTGCGGGAGTGGTGCGGGATGTTCTCGGTGTGCGGGCGGACGGCGGCGGGTCAGGCGTCGGAGGAGCCGACGATCTGCACGTCGCTGCCCACAGCGGTGGCCTGGATGCCGTTCGGCAGCAGTTCCACCTCGGTCACCCTCAGGTCGAAGGGCAGGCGGGGAAGCTGCACCGTGGGCGCGAGCATGGTCTGCGCCCAGCTCATCGGCACCAGTTCCTCACCCAGTTCGACGTCGCTCGGGGTGACGATGAGGACGTCGTCCTCCACCTCGATCTGGAACCTGCTGGAGACGGAGACGCTGAAGCCCTCGTAGGCGAGGTCGCCGGAGATGCGGGGCTCCCCGTTCTCGCTCTCGATCACCACGCCGGGGGGCAGCCGCTTCTGCAGCTCGCTGTAGGGCAGCAGCACCGTGCCCTCAACGCCTCCGGCCACCACGTTGGGCTGCGACAGCAGGTCGGAGAAGGGGGCCCTGACGTCGGTCAGCGTCACGTCGACCCGGTCGACCTGCACCTCCTCGACGGTCAGTGCGCCGGTGACCACGTGGATCTCCTGGTATTCCCCGCCGATGGCCTGGTTGAGGAACGGGAAGCCCCCGATGGTGACCTCCGGTTCGGCCGCCATGTCGTACTGCTGCGCGATCCGCTTGGCGATCTCACTCTCCGCCGCGTAGTGGGACCCGCGGTCGGCGGCCACCAGCAGCACCAGCAGGAAAATCAGGAAGACGAGGAACTTTCGCATCGGGCTTCCAGCACACTCCGTAGATTCAGCGAGCCACGCTGCGCTTCGAACGCACCGGACCCGGGTATCGCTAGGAGATTACTTCAGTCGTCCGGTTGGTCCGGATCCGCGGTGGAGTATCCCAGTGAACTTTGAGGAAGCACCCAGCTTCGGGAGCCTGCCGTCGGGTGCCCCGGCCGGGATCAGTGCGGCATCAGCATGTCGGGGAGGTTGTCGGCCGCCGACGCCCCCGCCAGGGACAGCTCGATGACGTTGGTGGCCACGATGTGGCGGACGCAGCGCCGCGCGAAGTCGATCACGTGCGGCTGCTGCTCGTGTTCCTCGTAGGCCAGGCGGTCGCGGTAGATGGCGTAGACGATGCGCTGCTGCGGAGAGCTGGGCACGGTGTGGCAGGCGTACAGGAGCGTGTCGGGCTCCAGTCGGCTGACCTCGTCGACGACCTCGTCCACGCAGTCGTCGAAGGCCGCCTCGTGGCCCTCTTTCAGCGTGTAGATG is a genomic window containing:
- a CDS encoding RNA polymerase sigma factor, which translates into the protein MRDADIVHAIARGERDGLSEAYRAYADRLYDYSLRLLDDAEAAADTVHDVFLIARERITQLRDPDALRPWLYAIARSRCHRVLRTRGRFTALDEATDMSDETLRPPETEVHREQTRDLVHEAMRGLNPREHEVIHLTLRHQLDGPALAAVLGVGVKQANAVASTARAQLERSIGALLVARTRGRDCEALRTLLRGWDGRFSPLWRKRINRHLATCENCERERAALVAPASLLGVLPIAAAPAFLREQLLTNAFDPELVSHHAEFAAQAGPYRGDGFPARGDGATRTPAGPGRLSAALTLAAGLLVLALAGWTALPLLAEVAAGGNEVEAVPVVSLEPVEPRLSVPSPETTAAADPTAREPRAPEADAVETEVPVSGAPASPDAGEPEPGDGESPAVPLSLSAGARDATEEECPATWTLAVSARTRGEATAVTLTVTGPSGSQRVAMAPGDAPGDWYASVGGLPLDASVAWSVTASAADGATATTEGKTYRAACQAGPD
- a CDS encoding DUF1416 domain-containing protein, with product MSTCGAPVGGVALADVDAGDQAVIQGTVTRDGQPLASAYVRLLSASDDFVGEVVTGEEGTFRFFAADGEWKIRVLASKGFTAEYAVDAETGKVVDLQVQA
- a CDS encoding sulfurtransferase, whose amino-acid sequence is MSRSDVLVDADWVEAHLNDPDVVIVEVDEDTSAYDKGHIRNAVKIDWKKDLQDPVRRDFVDKAGFEALLSERGIANDHTVVLYGGNNNWFAAYAYWYFKLYGHEKVRLLDGGRKKWELESRELVEEVPQRERTTYTAKEQDPSIRAFRDEVVSAIGSKALVDVRSPDEFTGKLLAPAHLPQETSQRPGHIPTARNIPWAKTANEDGTFKSNEELKELYEQAGVDLDKDIIAYCRIGERSSHTWFALHELLGLENVKNYDGSWTEYGSLVGVPVELGEAK
- a CDS encoding putative leader peptide, whose amino-acid sequence is MTSECQARNIVSVTFLTDALLTKRRAVDFCRVATALCHAAC
- a CDS encoding DUF2993 domain-containing protein, with the translated sequence MRKFLVFLIFLLVLLVAADRGSHYAAESEIAKRIAQQYDMAAEPEVTIGGFPFLNQAIGGEYQEIHVVTGALTVEEVQVDRVDVTLTDVRAPFSDLLSQPNVVAGGVEGTVLLPYSELQKRLPPGVVIESENGEPRISGDLAYEGFSVSVSSRFQIEVEDDVLIVTPSDVELGEELVPMSWAQTMLAPTVQLPRLPFDLRVTEVELLPNGIQATAVGSDVQIVGSSDA